One stretch of Lachnospiraceae bacterium oral taxon 096 DNA includes these proteins:
- the dnaK gene encoding molecular chaperone DnaK: MSKIIGIDLGTTNSCVAVMEGGKPVVIPNAEGSRTTPSIVAFTKTGERLVGDAAKRQAVTNADRTIASIKRHMGTDYKVTIDGKSYTPQEISAMILQKLKADAESYLGEKVTEAVITVPAYFNDAQRQATKDAGKIAGLDVKRIINEPTAAALAYGLDNEKEQKIMVYDLGGGTFDVSVIEIGDGVIEVLSTNGDTHLGGDDFDNKITDWLVSEFKKAENIDLSKDKMALQRLKEASEKAKKELSTATSTNINLPFITANAEGPKHLDMTLTRAKFDELTSDLIERTAIPVQNALSDAGITAADLGKVLLVGGSTRMINAQEKVKQLTNTEPSKTLNPDECVAIGASIQGGKLAGDEGAGDILLLDVTPLSLSIETMGGVATRLIERNTTIPTKKSQVFSTAADNQEAVDINVVQGERQFAKDNKSLGRFRLDGILPAKRGVPQIEVTFDIDANGIVNVSAKDLGTGKEQHITITSGTNMSESDIEKAVREAQEFEAQDKKRKEGIDTRNDAESLVFQTEKNLEEVGDKMDVADKSAIEADLAALKTAVEATTAESITEDQVAQIKAAQEKLLESAQKLFAKVYENAQQAQQATGSADAGTTEGAHSGDDNVVDGDFKEV; this comes from the coding sequence ATGAGCAAGATTATTGGTATAGATTTAGGAACAACAAATAGCTGTGTAGCTGTTATGGAGGGTGGCAAGCCAGTTGTTATCCCAAATGCAGAGGGTTCAAGAACAACACCTTCTATCGTTGCCTTTACAAAGACAGGAGAGAGATTGGTCGGAGATGCGGCAAAGCGTCAGGCCGTAACTAATGCAGACCGCACCATTGCATCGATTAAGAGACATATGGGTACAGATTACAAGGTAACCATTGATGGAAAGTCTTACACACCACAGGAGATTTCTGCAATGATTCTTCAGAAGTTAAAAGCAGATGCAGAGAGCTACCTTGGTGAGAAGGTAACAGAGGCTGTCATTACCGTTCCAGCATATTTCAATGATGCACAGCGTCAGGCTACAAAAGATGCAGGTAAGATTGCAGGTCTTGATGTAAAGCGTATTATCAACGAGCCAACTGCTGCAGCACTTGCTTACGGACTTGACAATGAGAAGGAGCAAAAGATTATGGTATACGATCTTGGTGGTGGTACATTTGATGTATCTGTCATTGAGATTGGTGATGGCGTCATTGAAGTTTTGTCAACCAATGGTGATACTCATCTTGGTGGTGATGACTTTGATAATAAGATTACAGATTGGTTAGTTTCTGAGTTTAAGAAGGCTGAGAACATCGACCTTTCTAAGGACAAGATGGCATTGCAAAGATTAAAGGAAGCATCAGAGAAGGCAAAGAAGGAACTTTCTACAGCAACAAGTACAAACATCAATCTTCCATTTATCACAGCCAATGCTGAGGGACCAAAGCACTTGGATATGACCCTTACAAGAGCAAAGTTTGATGAGTTGACCAGTGATTTGATTGAGAGAACAGCGATTCCTGTACAGAATGCGTTGAGTGATGCAGGCATTACAGCAGCTGACCTTGGAAAGGTACTCCTTGTTGGTGGTTCTACTCGTATGATCAATGCTCAGGAGAAGGTAAAGCAGTTGACCAATACTGAGCCAAGCAAGACATTGAACCCAGATGAGTGTGTAGCTATTGGTGCAAGCATTCAAGGTGGTAAGCTCGCAGGTGATGAGGGCGCAGGAGATATTCTTCTTCTTGATGTCACACCACTTTCACTTTCTATTGAGACAATGGGTGGAGTGGCAACTCGATTGATCGAAAGAAATACAACCATCCCTACAAAGAAGAGTCAGGTCTTCTCTACAGCAGCAGATAATCAGGAAGCTGTTGATATCAATGTAGTACAGGGCGAGAGACAATTTGCAAAGGACAACAAGTCTCTTGGCAGATTTAGACTGGATGGAATTTTGCCAGCAAAGCGCGGTGTTCCACAGATCGAGGTTACTTTTGATATTGATGCCAATGGTATTGTCAATGTATCTGCAAAGGATCTTGGCACAGGTAAGGAGCAGCACATCACCATTACTTCAGGAACGAATATGTCTGAGAGCGACATTGAAAAGGCTGTTCGAGAGGCACAGGAGTTTGAGGCTCAGGATAAGAAGAGAAAAGAGGGCATCGATACAAGAAATGATGCAGAGAGCTTAGTATTCCAGACAGAGAAGAACTTGGAAGAAGTTGGCGATAAGATGGATGTAGCAGATAAGAGTGCAATTGAGGCTGACCTCGCCGCACTAAAGACTGCAGTGGAGGCAACCACAGCAGAGAGCATCACAGAGGATCAGGTTGCCCAGATTAAGGCAGCTCAGGAGAAGTTGTTAGAGAGTGCACAAAAGCTCTTTGCAAAGGTTTACGAGAATGCACAGCAAGCTCAGCAGGCAACAGGTTCAGCGGATGCAGGCACAACAGAGGGTGCACACTCTGGTGATGACAATGTTGTCGATGGAGATTTCAAGGAAGTATAA
- the grpE gene encoding nucleotide exchange factor GrpE, with protein sequence MKKKDVSHKVNDAENTQNTSETKEERAAKAAAAMEEMLNEEGKEDECEQEGVDPKDQQIKDLQDRLVRNMAEFDNFRKRTEKEKANMFDMGARSIVEKLLPTIDNFERALKSVPEGKECESFAAGMDMIYKQLLKELEAVGVKPIECVGHEFDPNFHNAVMHVEDESVGDNIVVEEFQRGYTYKDAIVRHSMVKVAN encoded by the coding sequence ATGAAAAAGAAGGATGTAAGCCATAAGGTCAACGATGCAGAGAATACACAAAACACATCGGAGACCAAAGAAGAAAGAGCTGCAAAGGCTGCGGCTGCAATGGAAGAGATGCTCAATGAAGAGGGCAAAGAAGACGAGTGTGAACAAGAGGGCGTTGACCCAAAGGATCAACAGATCAAGGATTTGCAGGATCGTCTAGTACGAAATATGGCAGAGTTTGATAACTTTAGAAAGCGTACAGAAAAAGAAAAGGCAAATATGTTTGATATGGGAGCAAGAAGTATTGTTGAAAAACTTTTGCCAACGATTGATAATTTTGAAAGGGCACTAAAGAGCGTGCCAGAGGGCAAGGAATGTGAGTCATTTGCCGCTGGCATGGATATGATTTACAAACAGCTTCTAAAGGAATTAGAGGCCGTGGGCGTAAAGCCAATTGAATGTGTGGGTCATGAGTTTGATCCAAACTTCCACAATGCAGTGATGCATGTGGAGGATGAGAGTGTGGGCGATAATATCGTCGTGGAAGAATTTCAGCGAGGATATACATATAAAGATGCTATTGTAAGACATAGTATGGTAAAAGTCGCAAATTAA
- the hrcA gene encoding heat-inducible transcription repressor HrcA codes for MRLELDKRKVLILKSIIKNYMETGEPVGSRTISKLPGLNLSSATIRNEMSDLEDMGYILQPHTSAGRVPSDKGYRFYVDEILKDKEIEVAEFKTDVLEKVGRLEVVLRKLAKIIASNTNYATMISGPKVEENKIKFLQLSKLEGSRILIVTVFDGNIIKNNIMDLKRELSVDELLDLNLLLNTSLNGLSIDEITLAMMAKLKSDAGVYGDVMDMVLSEIARAFTSDDEDLQIYTSGATNIFKYPELSDGEKASKLIDAFEQKEKLKRLFDQTQIAGNDYGIQVYIGEELPVQNMQDCSLVTAKYEFGHGICGTIGIVGPKRMDYERVVQTIKEVMAQMDQDFKDK; via the coding sequence ATGAGATTGGAGCTTGATAAGCGAAAGGTGTTAATTTTAAAGTCCATTATTAAGAATTATATGGAAACTGGAGAGCCAGTCGGATCAAGAACGATCTCAAAGCTTCCAGGTTTGAATCTGAGTAGTGCGACCATTCGAAATGAGATGAGTGATTTGGAAGATATGGGCTACATCTTGCAGCCACACACTTCGGCAGGTCGTGTGCCGTCGGATAAAGGATACCGCTTTTATGTCGATGAAATATTAAAGGACAAAGAAATTGAAGTGGCTGAATTTAAGACAGATGTCCTAGAAAAGGTAGGACGCCTGGAAGTAGTACTTCGGAAACTTGCTAAGATCATTGCGAGTAATACAAATTATGCGACAATGATTAGTGGACCAAAGGTCGAGGAAAATAAGATAAAGTTTTTACAGCTATCAAAATTAGAGGGCTCAAGGATTTTGATTGTCACAGTTTTTGATGGCAATATTATTAAAAATAATATTATGGATTTAAAGAGGGAGCTTTCGGTAGATGAGCTTTTGGATTTAAATCTTTTACTCAATACAAGTTTAAATGGTCTCTCTATTGATGAGATTACCTTGGCAATGATGGCAAAATTAAAGTCCGATGCCGGAGTTTATGGGGATGTGATGGACATGGTGTTGTCTGAGATTGCCAGAGCGTTTACAAGTGATGATGAGGATTTACAGATTTATACAAGTGGTGCAACCAATATTTTCAAATATCCTGAATTATCAGACGGAGAGAAGGCATCAAAATTAATTGATGCTTTTGAACAAAAGGAAAAGCTCAAAAGGCTATTTGACCAGACGCAAATTGCGGGAAATGATTATGGTATTCAGGTATATATTGGCGAAGAACTTCCTGTGCAAAATATGCAGGACTGTTCGCTTGTAACAGCAAAGTATGAGTTTGGTCACGGAATCTGTGGCACGATTGGCATTGTGGGGCCAAAGCGCATGGACTATGAAAGAGTGGTTCAGACCATTAAAGAGGTGATGGCACAGATGGATCAAGATTTTAAAGACAAATAG